Proteins encoded in a region of the Canis lupus familiaris isolate Mischka breed German Shepherd chromosome 1, alternate assembly UU_Cfam_GSD_1.0, whole genome shotgun sequence genome:
- the LOC102154803 gene encoding DDB1- and CUL4-associated factor 13-like translates to MDGPGYGEEEEPLHTILGKTVYTGIDHHWKEAVFATCGQQVDIWDEQRTSPICSMTWGFDSISSVKFNPIETFLLGSCASDRNTVLYDMRQATPLKKVILDMRTNTICWNPMEAFIFTAANEDYNLYTFDMRALDTPVMVHMDHVSAVLDVDYSPTGKEFVSASFDKSIRIFPVDKSRSREVYHTKRMQRVICVKWTSDSKYIMCGSDEMNIHLWKANASEKLGVLTSREKAAKDYNQKLKEKFQHHPHIKRIARHLPKSIYSQIQGQRIMKEAPRRKEVNRLKHSKPGSVSIVPEKKKHIVAVVK, encoded by the coding sequence ATGGATGGACCAGGCTATGGAGAAGAGGAGGAACCATTGCATACAATACTAGGAAAGACAGTGTATACAGGAATTGATCATCACTGGAAAGAAGCTGTTTTTGCCACATGTGGACAGCAAGTAGACATTTGGGATGAGCAAAGAACAAGTCCTATATGTTCAATGACCTGGGGATTCGACAGTATAAGTAGTGTTAAATTTAATCCAATTGAGACATTTCTCTTGGGAAGTTGTGCTTCTGACAGAAATACAGTACTATATGATATGAGGCAAGCTACTCCCCTGAAAAAGGTCATCTTAGATATGAGGACAAATACAATATGTTGGAACCCTATGGAAGCTTTCATTTTTACTGCAGCAAATGAAGATTACAACTTATATACTTTTGATATGCGTGCACTGGACACTCCCGTAATGGTACACATGGATCATGTATCTGCGGTGCTTGATGTGGATTATTCTCCCACTGGGAAAGAGTTTGTGTCAGCTAGTTTTGATAAATCTATTCGTATCTTTCCTGTGGACAAAAGTAGAAGCAGGGAGGTCTATCACACAAAGAGAATGCAACGTGTTATCTGTGTGAAATGGACTTCTGACAGCAAATATATTATGTGTGGATCTGATGAAATGAACATTCATCTATGGAAAGCTAATGCTTCTGAAAAATTGGGTGTGCTTACATCACGAGAAAAAGCAGCCAAAGATTATAACCAGAAGTTGAAGGAGAAATTTCAACATCATCCTCACATAAAACGCATTGCTCGGCACCTACCAAAATCCATCTACAGCCAGATCCAGGGACAGCGCATCATGAAGGAAGCTCCCCGACGAAAGGAGGTGAATCGTCTCAAACACAGCAAGCCCGGATCCGTGTCGATTGTCccagagaagaagaaacacataGTGGCAGTTGTGAAATAA